DNA from Thermococcus argininiproducens:
AACATACACCTTTCCGTGAGTTATTTTTTCGATGCCCTCTGTTATATGGGGCACATGTTTCTTAGGCACCCATCCTACAAGTGCAAATGTCATGTTGGTTCTCACCAGATTACCTAGCATGTTTGCTTTCTCTCTTTCATTCTCCATAAGTTCTTGGTAAAATACAAGCTCGTCATGGTACTGTTTTGCAAGGGTTCTAGCCTCTTCTTCAACAGATTCCAGCTCTTGTTTCTTTAACTCCATCTCCTTTCGAAGGTCTTCTATAGCTTCCATTGGTTTACCCTTTACATCCGGCACCTCGAGACGTTCAAAGGAGTATTTTGCAAGGAGTGGGTTAGCTTTATCATAATCTTTTTTCAAGATAGCAAAAACGACCAGATATTTTCCTTTTAATTCCTTTGACACATAGGCAATTCTATTTTGTAGGGTGGTGAGTAGTTCTTTAATTAGAGGATCAAATTTTTCTCTTTCAATAAAACCAACTGCTATCTCTACACTCTTCGTGGGCTTAAGATATTCTATTTCCAAATCAATTGCAGCAAGCAATTCCAAGATTTCTATCTCTGTTTTTATCCTCTCTAGTTCTGTGTTTAGAGAGGTTATTTTAGCCTCGACTTCTTTAATTTTAGGTTCAGCAATTTTTAGAAAAGACTCTATCTCCTTTATCAGCTCTTCTATCCCTCTGTATTTATATCTCTTCTTTGACTTTAATTGTGGAAAAATAAATGCTTTAAGGCCTCCCTGTACCCCTTCCTTATAGTTACCCAAGAAATCGATTAATCTCGAAAGACTTATACTGTAAGATGCTGCTTTTCTGTAAAATTCATTAGGAGCATCTCTTTGAGCCAAACTTATTTCTATTTCCCTGATCTCCAAAACTCCTTCTTCATGAAGGTAAGTAAGAAGGGAATCCTTATAACGGTTTAAACTGAGAATCTCGATCTTCACCATTTCTTCAGGTTTAAACATACATCATCTCCCTCTAATGAGTTTTACTGCCTCATTAATAGCTTTCTCAAAATTTTGTTCTGCTTTGAGTTTTATCTCTTCAATCTCCTCTTCTCCATCCTTTGTAATCTTCTCTGCTTCAACCTGTCCTTCTTTCCTTTTCTCTTCTATTAAAGAGTTTGCCTGTTTTTGGGCCTCATTTATTATTTGCTCTTCAATCCTTCTTGCTTCCTCCTTTGCTCGGTCAATTATTATCTTTGCATCTCCTTTTGCTTTTTCAATCCTTTCTTCTGCCTTTTTCTCCGCATCTACAATTTCTTTAATGATTGTCTCCATGAAAAGCCCTCCGATGAAGTTAATGAAAGTAACCGTTTCAAAGGAGTGTTAAGTGAATACTTTAAATAATTTATGCTCAAAAGTGCACAAAGAAGAACAGAAAAGATGAAGATTTTTGCATAAATGATAAAACAGAAATAAAGATTCATATTCACTATTGAACATTAGTCAACTCTGACCTTCACTGGTTTTCTTTCGCTCAAATACAGTTTTAATATCCTTTAATACTGCATTCTTTGCAAAAACCACTACTTCTCCTTTCTTTGGTAATTTCGTATCCCCTGATGGGATAATCAGATTTCCCTTCTCGTCATATATTGCAACTATAAGAGAGTCCTTGGGCAAATTAAGCTCTTTAACAACCTTTTCTGAGATCTCACTTCCATCATTCAATGGAAACTTTACAATTTCTGCACCTTCTCTTGGGAAAAGCACTCTATCAAAGCCAGGAATTGTTATGCTTCTGAAAATGTAGTTGGCCGCAATTTCTTCGGGGCTTATGACCACATCAAAGTATTTCTTTAAATCTTCAACCCTTTCAAAGACTTCCTTATTCTTAGGCTTGCTTATTCTGAGGATGGTCTTTATTTTGGGATTCAAATGCTTTGCAAGGATACATGCTAAAATATTTGCATCATCCCTACCAGTTAAAGCCGCAAACGTATCTGCCTGCTTAACATTAGCCTCTTCTAGAGTTTTCTGATCTGTTGCATCTCCTTCGAGTACAAGCCCATTAATAAGGAAAGATAGTTCCTTAGCTCTTTCTTTGTTTATGTCAATTATCGTAACATCGTGCCCTTCATTTTCCAACATTTTGGCCACAAGATAACCAACCCTTCCAGCACCCATTATCACAACAAACATTCAACGTCACCTCTCCTCAGCGAGGAGTATTTTCGCGATTTCAGCATATGCTGGCCTTGTTATTAGTATTCCCGTTATTGTACCTACAATGGTACTGAATGCAAATCCTCTAAGTCCACCAATAAAGTACCAGAACAAAAAGAGCATTGCAATAATGGTAGTTGTTGCAGATGCCCATATAACAAAAAATGCCCTTCCCATTCTCTTTAAGATACCACTTCTTTTTGTTATTTTCTCCCTTTTTACTCCTCCCAAAAGTTCATCAGTTATCACAATTTGTTGATCTACACTCGTCCCTATGAGAGCTATTATACCTGCTATACTTGGAAGATCAAGATCCCACCGAATAAGTGCAGCAAATCCTAAAATCGCAAGCACTTCGCTTAAACTTGTTAAAACTACTGGAATTGCTATCTTAGCTCTCCTATAGTGGAAATACACTATAACTCCCACCATTATAAGAGCCATCATACCTGCTTGTACCACTTGTTTTTTGAATTGTTCCCCTAACGTCGGAGATATATAATTAACTCCCTCCAGAGATACCTTAACTGGAAGAGAACCACTTTCAAGAACTGTCCTGACAATTTTCGCCTGTTCTATGGCAAAAACATCTTGACGAGTTCCTCCAATTGAGATTGCTAATTCAGTCCGTGGTTCTCCTGTTGTGAGGCCTTCTTGTAGCTTATATGGACCATACAAACCTATAATCCTCCTAATAAACTCGTCTATAGCCTCTCCTGCACGTGGTTCTCTTTTTTCTACTTTTATTCCAAAGTTTCTCAACTGAGATTCGAGATTACCATTAATCCCAATTAAGATAACCTTTTCTTTGCCTTCTGCAAGTTTAGCTATTTCTTCTGCAGTCTGATTTCCATATGCGATAACATCAATATTAAATGCCTCTTTGAGTCTCTGGGGAAGTGATTTAGCATCTGGTACAAATTGAAACTCATTTATCATAACCATAACCGCGTAGACATCTTGGGAAACTATTAAAACCGAGTTCACAGGAGGGTCAAGGAATATATCTACCGGATATCCGACCTTTCCAAGGGCGAGTTGAGCAAATTTTTCTGCAGCTTCTTTTGAAATCGAGAATGGAACTATCCAAGCACTTTTACTTGCATCGTAACCCACCTGGTCAACTCTTTTAATGTCCTCTCCAGTAGCAAAGATTACTCCATTAAACTCTGCATAGAATACACCCTGACGAGTTATTGTATTTATAATGTTATCCACTTCTTTATCACTTACTCTAGCCACACTTATTTTAATTGTATTATTCCCCCAAGGTTCTAATTTGATATCTTTAACTCCTAGAATATTCAATCTTTCTTCAAGAGAATTTTTGACCTCTTCTAGAAGTACTGTGTTGTTTTCTTCAAGAACAACTGTTATTTCAACGCCGCCACTAATATCAGTCCCATAGCTCAATCCTCCAACAACTGTATCACCAATGGTAAATCCTCTAATGAGAGTCAATGAAACAACGACAGTAAGTATAAGAAAGATTACTTTTGTCTTTAAAAGAACCTTTTTCCAGTTCATTTTTTCTCACCTCTATAGATGTACCATCTCAGAACTCCAGCATTAAGTATCCACGTGTTCATAAAGTCCGCGAGAAGTCCAAAAATAAGGACACTCGCTATCATATCTATGACTTCAGCTTGAGAAAGCAACCATAACGAAGCCAAGGCTCCAAGCGTTGTAGTACTCATTGTAAATCCTGTGGAAACTGCTGAAAAGTAAGCATCTTCTATAGTATCTTCTTTTCTCCTTAAAAGTTTAGTAGTGAGCAGAATGTTGCTATCAACGGAGTATCCTATAAGTAGTAGGAGAGCTGCTATAGTGGCTTGACGTAATTCAAGTCCAAAAATGCTCATTAGTGCAAGTGCTATTGTCATGTCTGAAAGAGCCGAGAATACCACTGTCAGAGAAGGTATGGGATCTCTGAAGAAAATAAAAACAATAATAGCCATTCCAATAAATGCCAATATTACTGCTTTTAATCCCTGGTGTTGTGCAGTTTTTGAGATTGCTGCTCCAACTTTCACAGGATGCATTTCTGCATTTGGATATTCAGAACGTAAAATACTCATTATCTCAAGAGGATCTGTATCTAAAGGTGCTCTTATCTCTATTTTGGTTTTTCCGGTAGGATCAATTATCGCCCTAGCAGTTACATCAAAATTATTCTGCTTAAGAAATACCTCGACTTCAGAGGCACTTGCATCAACTCCATAAATTGTTATTGCAACTCCTCCTCCAAGATCTATTCCAAGGTTTGGAAAGTGAACTGCGAGTATTAAAACTGCTACAAGAAAAACAATTAGTGGATAGGTTATCA
Protein-coding regions in this window:
- a CDS encoding V-type ATP synthase subunit H; this translates as METIIKEIVDAEKKAEERIEKAKGDAKIIIDRAKEEARRIEEQIINEAQKQANSLIEEKRKEGQVEAEKITKDGEEEIEEIKLKAEQNFEKAINEAVKLIRGR
- a CDS encoding preprotein translocase subunit SecD, with amino-acid sequence MNWKKVLLKTKVIFLILTVVVSLTLIRGFTIGDTVVGGLSYGTDISGGVEITVVLEENNTVLLEEVKNSLEERLNILGVKDIKLEPWGNNTIKISVARVSDKEVDNIINTITRQGVFYAEFNGVIFATGEDIKRVDQVGYDASKSAWIVPFSISKEAAEKFAQLALGKVGYPVDIFLDPPVNSVLIVSQDVYAVMVMINEFQFVPDAKSLPQRLKEAFNIDVIAYGNQTAEEIAKLAEGKEKVILIGINGNLESQLRNFGIKVEKREPRAGEAIDEFIRRIIGLYGPYKLQEGLTTGEPRTELAISIGGTRQDVFAIEQAKIVRTVLESGSLPVKVSLEGVNYISPTLGEQFKKQVVQAGMMALIMVGVIVYFHYRRAKIAIPVVLTSLSEVLAILGFAALIRWDLDLPSIAGIIALIGTSVDQQIVITDELLGGVKREKITKRSGILKRMGRAFFVIWASATTTIIAMLFLFWYFIGGLRGFAFSTIVGTITGILITRPAYAEIAKILLAEER
- a CDS encoding protein translocase subunit SecF, whose translation is MLENTLKKLAATDPKKMITYPLIVFLVAVLILAVHFPNLGIDLGGGVAITIYGVDASASEVEVFLKQNNFDVTARAIIDPTGKTKIEIRAPLDTDPLEIMSILRSEYPNAEMHPVKVGAAISKTAQHQGLKAVILAFIGMAIIVFIFFRDPIPSLTVVFSALSDMTIALALMSIFGLELRQATIAALLLLIGYSVDSNILLTTKLLRRKEDTIEDAYFSAVSTGFTMSTTTLGALASLWLLSQAEVIDMIASVLIFGLLADFMNTWILNAGVLRWYIYRGEKK
- a CDS encoding potassium channel family protein — its product is MFVVIMGAGRVGYLVAKMLENEGHDVTIIDINKERAKELSFLINGLVLEGDATDQKTLEEANVKQADTFAALTGRDDANILACILAKHLNPKIKTILRISKPKNKEVFERVEDLKKYFDVVISPEEIAANYIFRSITIPGFDRVLFPREGAEIVKFPLNDGSEISEKVVKELNLPKDSLIVAIYDEKGNLIIPSGDTKLPKKGEVVVFAKNAVLKDIKTVFERKKTSEGQS